One genomic segment of Desulfocapsa sulfexigens DSM 10523 includes these proteins:
- a CDS encoding lysophospholipid acyltransferase family protein, with translation MRKDSGVAMVSASKDGEYISRVANKLGYSTVRGSRKKGGLQAIKSLVRHMRAGQNAAIVADGSQGPARVVQAGCIVLASRAGVPVLPMLWSCNRYKRFGSWDGTVLPLPFSKIDFFYGEPLYVAPKIKSEDVEDYRLILENRLSDLYDEAWALHGKKEH, from the coding sequence ATGCGTAAAGATTCTGGTGTGGCCATGGTCAGTGCAAGCAAGGATGGCGAGTATATCAGCAGAGTGGCAAATAAACTGGGGTATTCAACTGTTCGTGGTTCACGTAAAAAGGGTGGATTACAGGCCATTAAAAGTCTGGTGAGACATATGCGTGCAGGGCAAAATGCTGCAATTGTCGCTGATGGCTCACAGGGGCCTGCCCGTGTGGTTCAGGCAGGCTGTATAGTTCTTGCGTCACGTGCCGGGGTGCCTGTCCTCCCCATGCTCTGGTCATGTAATCGATACAAGCGATTTGGGTCCTGGGATGGTACGGTTTTGCCCTTACCTTTTTCAAAAATAGATTTCTTTTACGGTGAACCCCTTTATGTCGCTCCTAAAATCAAATCTGAAGATGTTGAGGACTACAGGTTGATTTTGGAAAATCGCCTCAGTGATCTGTATGATGAGGCCTGGGCTTTACATGGTAAAAAAGAACATTAA
- a CDS encoding cobyrinate a,c-diamide synthase, with amino-acid sequence MTKGIVVAGLAGGSGKSVVSVGLTAALARQGKFVVPFKKGPDYIDAGWMKLAAGRNCYNLDPYLMSEESIKASLLCHSEGADLVVLEGNRGLFDGVNVDGGYSTAELALSLNLPILLVVNCTKTTRTVAAMVLGCMKLDERVDIRGVVLNQIGTKRHQSIVTQAVEKYTGLPVLGAIPRMKYDIFPMRHLGVTPHQEYEGSEEAMQLLAETAAEHLDLERIQEVMEPIGCRKTVVPAHPPENKLRIGLLMDAAFQFYYSENLEALEQEGAELIAIDAMVEDVLPELDGLYIGGGFPETSAGALAANTSFRDSIKTAAETGLPIYAECGGLIYLGESIELEGEVYPLAGVFPVRFGMSQKPQAHGYSIFTVEGENPFYEKGSEIKGHEFRYSTIIDWPGDSDDLPLKMTRGVGFSKGREGLVMNNVLALYTHIHALGTPEWARGFMRRCREVKEEGLRE; translated from the coding sequence ATGACGAAAGGAATAGTGGTGGCCGGACTTGCCGGAGGATCAGGGAAAAGCGTAGTTTCTGTTGGGTTAACTGCGGCCCTTGCACGGCAGGGAAAATTTGTGGTCCCCTTCAAGAAGGGACCGGATTACATTGATGCGGGATGGATGAAACTTGCTGCTGGAAGGAACTGTTATAATCTTGATCCCTATTTAATGAGCGAAGAAAGCATAAAAGCTTCACTGCTTTGCCACAGTGAAGGTGCCGATCTTGTCGTCCTGGAAGGTAACCGCGGTCTGTTTGATGGGGTAAATGTTGATGGTGGCTATTCCACAGCCGAACTGGCTCTTTCTCTCAATCTTCCAATATTGTTGGTGGTGAACTGTACCAAGACGACTCGAACCGTTGCGGCAATGGTTCTGGGCTGTATGAAACTTGATGAACGCGTGGATATTCGTGGCGTAGTCCTGAATCAGATTGGCACCAAAAGGCATCAGTCCATCGTCACTCAGGCAGTGGAAAAGTACACTGGCCTTCCTGTCCTGGGGGCAATTCCACGAATGAAATATGATATTTTCCCCATGCGTCACCTGGGTGTTACTCCACACCAGGAGTACGAGGGAAGTGAAGAGGCAATGCAGTTGCTTGCGGAGACTGCCGCTGAACACCTTGACCTCGAACGAATTCAGGAAGTAATGGAGCCGATAGGTTGCCGAAAAACAGTGGTGCCCGCCCATCCTCCTGAGAATAAACTTCGTATCGGCCTGTTAATGGACGCAGCCTTTCAATTCTATTATTCCGAAAATCTGGAAGCCCTTGAGCAGGAGGGAGCTGAATTGATTGCCATTGATGCCATGGTTGAGGATGTTTTGCCGGAGCTTGATGGTCTGTACATTGGTGGAGGTTTTCCTGAAACCAGTGCCGGGGCCCTCGCGGCTAATACCTCTTTTCGTGACTCAATAAAAACTGCTGCCGAGACAGGATTGCCGATTTATGCTGAGTGTGGTGGGCTGATTTACCTTGGTGAGTCTATAGAACTGGAAGGAGAGGTGTATCCTCTTGCCGGTGTTTTTCCCGTCCGTTTTGGTATGTCTCAAAAACCACAGGCCCATGGCTACTCGATTTTTACGGTAGAGGGAGAAAATCCTTTTTATGAAAAAGGTTCTGAAATAAAGGGACATGAGTTTCGCTATTCCACTATTATTGACTGGCCTGGAGACTCTGATGATCTGCCATTGAAGATGACAAGGGGAGTGGGCTTTTCGAAGGGACGTGAAGGGCTGGTTATGAATAATGTTCTGGCTCTTTACACCCATATACATGCCCTGGGGACACCCGAGTGGGCCAGGGGCTTTATGAGGCGCTGTCGTGAGGTAAAAGAAGAGGGTCTGCGGGAGTAG